A genomic stretch from Chryseobacterium sp. SNU WT5 includes:
- a CDS encoding 2TM domain-containing protein yields the protein MNKKSLITISWITFFLGTIIFVFFTNEKTVQNYFFNIFISGLYSFTIAIGNGVVNDYLNKKYSWVDDTRKRTILGIISTLLVNVILVFFCNYVNFILFQKNDVADFFSGWMAISNWISVNIALLISAVLHAKGFIEAWKSSTKQEVVQQKLIAKSANAQFESLKNQLDPHFLFNSLNVLSSLIDENPEQAQRFTASMSKIYRYVLEQKDKELVTVEEEITFAKTYCDLLKTRFEDSVSFEFDVNEKDLKFYVVPLSLQLLLENCIKHNFATSARPLHIKIYSSSGNLLIENNLQQREQLNESAGIGLSNIVQRYALLTKQNVFIEKSASFFKVKIPLLTEKITAMTTHPSSESMAYERAAKRVKEIKGFYSNLISYGMVIPFLIFINLRTSPEYHWFWWPIFGWGIGLGGHALQVFGISRSWEENQIQKILKKEQYKN from the coding sequence ATGAATAAGAAAAGTTTAATAACAATCTCTTGGATTACCTTTTTTTTGGGAACCATCATATTTGTATTCTTCACCAACGAGAAAACGGTGCAGAACTATTTCTTTAATATTTTTATTTCTGGACTTTATTCTTTCACGATTGCGATTGGAAATGGCGTGGTGAACGATTATTTAAATAAAAAGTATTCTTGGGTAGATGACACTCGAAAAAGAACAATTTTAGGAATTATAAGCACGCTATTAGTAAATGTTATTTTAGTTTTCTTTTGCAATTATGTAAATTTTATCCTCTTCCAGAAAAATGATGTTGCTGATTTTTTTTCAGGATGGATGGCGATTTCTAATTGGATATCCGTTAATATTGCTTTACTTATATCTGCTGTTTTACATGCAAAAGGATTTATTGAAGCGTGGAAAAGCTCTACCAAACAAGAAGTCGTACAGCAGAAATTAATTGCCAAGTCTGCCAACGCACAATTTGAAAGTTTAAAAAACCAGCTTGATCCACATTTTCTTTTCAATTCATTAAACGTGCTTAGTTCCCTGATCGATGAGAATCCAGAACAAGCGCAGCGTTTCACCGCTTCTATGTCGAAAATTTATCGTTATGTACTGGAACAAAAGGATAAAGAGCTAGTCACGGTAGAAGAAGAAATAACCTTTGCCAAAACCTATTGTGATCTACTAAAAACACGATTTGAAGATAGCGTTAGTTTTGAATTTGACGTTAATGAAAAAGATCTGAAATTTTATGTTGTTCCTCTCTCACTACAATTGCTTTTAGAGAATTGCATCAAACATAATTTTGCTACATCTGCCAGACCTTTACATATCAAAATTTATTCTTCTTCAGGTAATTTGCTTATTGAGAATAATTTACAGCAAAGAGAGCAACTTAACGAAAGCGCTGGTATTGGACTGTCGAATATCGTACAACGCTATGCTCTATTAACGAAACAAAATGTTTTCATTGAAAAATCAGCGAGTTTTTTCAAAGTGAAAATCCCATTATTAACCGAAAAAATAACCGCAATGACTACCCATCCTTCATCCGAGTCCATGGCTTACGAAAGAGCTGCTAAAAGAGTAAAAGAAATCAAAGGATTCTACAGTAATTTGATTTCGTACGGTATGGTAATTCCCTTTCTGATCTTCATTAATTTACGTACTTCACCGGAATATCATTGGTTTTGGTGGCCTATTTTCGGTTGGGGAATTGGACTTGGCGGTCATGCCTTACAGGTTTTTGGTATCAGCAGATCTTGGGAAGAGAATCAAATTCAGAAAATTCTAAAAAAAGAACAATATAAAAACTAA
- a CDS encoding 2TM domain-containing protein: MENLNKNDIRYIEAAKRVKRIKGFYIHAIVYFLVNLFIIAQSVQAGESLSNLNIYWTAILWGVALTGHGLSVFLPNFILGKNWEEEKIRDLMNKNK; this comes from the coding sequence ATGGAAAATTTAAACAAAAATGACATTCGATACATCGAAGCTGCAAAAAGAGTGAAAAGAATCAAAGGCTTTTACATTCACGCAATTGTATACTTTTTAGTCAATTTGTTCATCATTGCCCAAAGTGTTCAAGCTGGAGAATCCCTGTCAAATTTAAATATTTACTGGACTGCTATTTTGTGGGGAGTTGCATTAACAGGACACGGATTAAGTGTTTTCTTACCAAATTTTATATTAGGTAAAAATTGGGAAGAAGAAAAAATTCGTGATTTAATGAATAAAAATAAGTAG
- a CDS encoding LytR/AlgR family response regulator transcription factor, with protein sequence MKTVIIEDEKPAARKLERLLSSFPDIQLVATLHSVEEGVEWFANNPHPNLILSDIVLGDGVSFDIFEKVPTKSFMIYTTAFDQYTLKAFKLNSIDYLLKPIMLEDLESAIEKYKNFLPSDTLNISDVKSLMKEEKQKLSRILVKIGYNLKIVQTDDVSCFYSENKIVYLQTQERNYPTDFTLDELQEVLDDKKFFRVNRQFIINSNFIKNIHTSPYYKVEMQIQPDEEITVSRDRVKDFKDWLSC encoded by the coding sequence ATTAAAACAGTCATCATTGAAGATGAAAAACCCGCAGCACGAAAATTAGAACGCTTATTAAGCTCGTTTCCTGATATACAATTGGTTGCAACGTTGCATTCGGTGGAAGAGGGAGTGGAATGGTTTGCAAATAATCCTCACCCAAATCTTATTCTTTCTGATATTGTGTTAGGTGATGGAGTATCCTTTGATATTTTTGAGAAAGTGCCGACAAAAAGTTTCATGATCTACACCACCGCTTTTGATCAATATACTTTGAAAGCTTTTAAACTCAATTCTATTGATTATTTGCTGAAGCCGATCATGCTGGAGGATTTGGAAAGTGCTATTGAAAAATATAAGAATTTTCTACCATCCGATACTTTAAATATTTCAGACGTTAAATCTTTAATGAAAGAGGAGAAGCAAAAGTTATCGAGAATCCTGGTTAAAATAGGGTACAATTTAAAGATTGTCCAAACTGACGATGTATCGTGCTTTTATAGTGAAAATAAGATCGTTTATCTACAAACGCAAGAACGTAATTACCCGACTGATTTTACTTTAGATGAGCTTCAGGAAGTTTTAGATGATAAGAAATTTTTTCGCGTCAATCGTCAGTTCATCATTAACTCTAATTTTATTAAAAACATTCATACTTCGCCTTATTATAAAGTGGAAATGCAGATTCAGCCCGACGAAGAAATTACGGTGAGTCGCGATCGTGTCAAGGATTTTAAAGATTGGTTATCTTGTTAA
- a CDS encoding PLDc N-terminal domain-containing protein → MNWILILEVIYVLFIIGVLLRIIYDTQTLTKTLAYLLLVIFLPLIGVFIYFSFGINYRKNKLYSKKIIEDHQLEERLLAKLDLYNTHNLELSEVKADFAGLAKMIYQTDRSPLTTNNSVQLLINGEEKFPEVLQELSKAKHHIHLEYYIYDDEVER, encoded by the coding sequence ATGAACTGGATTTTAATTTTAGAAGTTATTTACGTCCTTTTTATTATTGGAGTTTTGCTGCGTATTATTTACGATACTCAAACCTTAACCAAAACTTTAGCCTATTTGCTTTTGGTTATTTTTCTACCTCTAATTGGGGTTTTCATTTACTTTTCGTTCGGAATTAACTACCGTAAAAATAAGCTTTACAGCAAGAAAATAATCGAAGATCATCAACTTGAAGAGCGGCTTCTAGCAAAATTAGATCTATACAATACTCATAATCTCGAACTTTCTGAAGTTAAAGCTGATTTTGCTGGTTTAGCAAAAATGATTTATCAAACTGACCGAAGTCCACTGACGACCAATAATTCGGTACAATTGCTCATTAATGGTGAAGAGAAATTTCCAGAAGTTTTACAAGAGCTCAGCAAAGCCAAACACCATATCCATCTTGAATATTATATTTATGACGATGAGGTCGAGCGATAG
- the cls gene encoding cardiolipin synthase has translation MYDAFGSSSIRKTLVKRLRANGVKAFPFYEIKLIKLANRLNYRDHREIIVIDGQVSFVGGINVSDKYSNASKNNKLFWRDTLLKIEGDATAMLQHIFIGDWNYCSQEKLTINEAYFPVFNQNLNENNTTVQIVSSGPDSDRPSIYYSIIKCIQSAKSEVLLTSPYFIPGETIIDAMKMAALSGVKVRLLVPGISDSFLVNAAAKSYYKELLEAGVEIYLYQKGFVHAKTMVADREVAIVGTANLDYRSFELNFEVNAVVYDKEVAENLASNFENDIKDAEQIKIGGWQNRPKHVQLIEKIVRLMSPML, from the coding sequence ATCTATGATGCTTTCGGAAGTTCGTCCATTCGGAAAACTTTGGTTAAAAGACTTCGCGCCAATGGGGTAAAAGCTTTTCCTTTTTATGAAATTAAATTAATCAAACTCGCCAATAGACTCAATTACAGAGATCACCGTGAAATCATTGTCATTGATGGACAGGTTTCATTTGTAGGCGGAATTAATGTCAGCGATAAATACAGCAATGCTTCAAAAAATAATAAATTATTTTGGCGGGACACGCTTTTGAAAATTGAAGGCGACGCGACTGCCATGTTGCAGCATATTTTTATCGGAGATTGGAATTATTGCTCCCAAGAAAAATTAACGATTAACGAAGCTTATTTTCCGGTTTTCAACCAGAATCTGAATGAAAATAATACAACAGTCCAAATTGTTTCCAGTGGACCGGATTCTGATCGACCTTCTATTTATTACTCGATTATTAAATGCATTCAATCTGCAAAATCCGAGGTGCTTTTAACTTCCCCTTATTTTATTCCAGGTGAAACGATAATCGATGCAATGAAAATGGCAGCTTTATCTGGAGTGAAAGTCAGACTTTTAGTTCCAGGTATTTCGGATTCGTTCTTGGTTAATGCTGCTGCAAAATCTTATTACAAGGAACTTTTGGAAGCTGGCGTAGAAATTTATTTGTATCAAAAAGGATTTGTACATGCAAAAACGATGGTTGCTGATCGTGAGGTAGCCATCGTAGGAACTGCTAATTTAGATTATCGAAGTTTTGAACTTAATTTTGAAGTTAATGCTGTTGTATATGATAAAGAAGTCGCAGAAAATCTAGCTTCGAATTTTGAAAATGATATTAAAGATGCAGAGCAAATTAAAATTGGAGGGTGGCAAAACCGTCCGAAACATGTGCAATTAATTGAAAAAATTGTCCGGCTGATGTCACCGATGTTGTAA
- a CDS encoding nucleoside deaminase, producing the protein MNTEIKNKFMSEAVLEALKGIQNNDGGPFGCVIVKDGKIVGRGHNKVTSTCDPTAHAEVIAIRDACKNLNSFQLEGCEIYTSCEPCPMCFGAIYWARPDKVYYGCSQEDAAAIDFDDAFIYKEIELPYEKRSIPFEQMDRDIALEPFKKWTEKEDKTKY; encoded by the coding sequence ATGAACACAGAAATTAAAAACAAGTTTATGTCGGAAGCGGTTTTAGAAGCGCTTAAAGGAATACAAAACAACGACGGAGGACCATTTGGTTGTGTGATTGTTAAAGACGGAAAAATTGTGGGACGTGGCCATAACAAAGTAACTTCCACTTGTGATCCGACAGCTCATGCCGAAGTAATCGCTATTCGTGATGCCTGCAAAAATCTAAATTCTTTTCAGTTAGAAGGTTGCGAAATTTACACTTCCTGTGAACCGTGTCCTATGTGTTTCGGTGCTATTTATTGGGCAAGACCAGATAAAGTATATTACGGTTGTAGTCAGGAAGATGCGGCAGCTATTGATTTTGATGACGCTTTTATTTATAAGGAAATAGAATTACCCTATGAAAAGAGAAGTATTCCTTTTGAACAAATGGATAGAGATATTGCTTTAGAACCTTTTAAAAAATGGACTGAGAAAGAAGATAAAACGAAATATTAA
- a CDS encoding flavin-containing monooxygenase, producing MKDKRVGIIGAGPSGLAQIRAFEALQNEGFAVPEIICFEKQDNWGGMWKYSWRTGVGKYGEPHHGSMYKYLWSNGPKECLEFSDYSFDEHFKKPISSYPPRPVLFDYIQGRIKKSNAREYIRFDTTVRWVSFDEETQKFTVILDDLKIDKTYSEEFDYLVVASGHFSTPNMPYFKGIENFPGTVMHAHDFRGADQFKDRNILLIGSSYSAEDIGIQCYKHGAASVTLSYRSNPIGIEWPEGMKELPLVTHFEGDTAFFKDGTTEKFDAVIMCTGYQHKFPFLPDELRLKTKNNLYPDHLYKGIFFNELPQLIYLGMQDQYYTFNMFDAQAWVARDFMIDRLKLPKIAERRIDIDHWVERNDQLETSFEHVDFQTDYIKDLLSISNYPNFNVDKVAVMFKEWLGDKEEDILTYRDKTYQSVVTGTMAAVHHTEWMDELDDTKERYLYEAEEEEMIPEKL from the coding sequence ATGAAGGACAAACGCGTAGGTATTATAGGTGCTGGACCAAGTGGTTTAGCGCAAATCCGTGCATTTGAAGCCTTACAAAATGAAGGTTTCGCAGTTCCAGAAATCATCTGTTTTGAAAAACAGGACAATTGGGGCGGAATGTGGAAATACTCTTGGAGAACAGGCGTTGGGAAATATGGCGAACCTCATCACGGAAGCATGTATAAATACCTGTGGTCCAACGGGCCAAAAGAATGTTTAGAATTTTCTGACTATTCTTTTGATGAACATTTCAAAAAGCCGATTTCTTCTTATCCGCCAAGACCAGTGCTTTTCGATTATATTCAAGGTCGGATTAAAAAAAGCAATGCTAGGGAATATATCCGTTTTGACACGACAGTACGTTGGGTGAGTTTTGATGAAGAAACACAAAAATTCACAGTTATATTGGATGATTTGAAAATTGACAAGACCTATTCTGAAGAGTTTGATTATTTGGTTGTGGCATCTGGGCATTTCTCTACACCAAACATGCCTTATTTCAAAGGGATTGAGAACTTCCCAGGAACGGTCATGCATGCGCATGACTTCCGTGGTGCTGATCAATTTAAAGACCGAAATATTCTATTGATTGGAAGCAGTTATTCTGCAGAAGATATTGGAATTCAATGTTATAAACACGGTGCTGCCTCGGTAACTTTAAGTTATAGAAGCAATCCTATTGGCATCGAATGGCCAGAAGGAATGAAAGAATTGCCTTTGGTTACGCACTTCGAAGGTGACACGGCATTCTTTAAAGACGGAACAACCGAAAAATTTGACGCCGTAATTATGTGTACGGGATATCAACACAAATTTCCTTTTTTACCTGACGAACTTCGACTGAAAACTAAAAACAACCTGTATCCAGATCATTTGTATAAAGGAATTTTCTTTAACGAACTTCCACAACTCATTTACTTGGGAATGCAAGATCAGTACTATACCTTCAATATGTTTGATGCGCAGGCTTGGGTGGCACGTGATTTCATGATCGACCGTTTAAAATTACCAAAAATCGCAGAACGACGAATTGACATTGACCATTGGGTGGAAAGAAATGACCAACTGGAAACAAGTTTTGAGCATGTCGATTTCCAGACTGATTATATAAAAGATTTACTTTCCATTTCAAATTATCCGAACTTTAATGTAGATAAAGTTGCGGTGATGTTTAAAGAATGGTTGGGCGATAAAGAAGAAGATATTCTAACTTACCGGGACAAAACTTACCAAAGTGTTGTGACGGGAACAATGGCAGCCGTTCACCACACTGAATGGATGGATGAGCTGGATGATACTAAGGAACGTTATCTCTACGAAGCTGAGGAAGAAGAAATGATTCCAGAAAAATTATAA
- a CDS encoding DUF4256 domain-containing protein — MRNTELSKERTEELLVILEKRFVNNKERHPDLKWEDVQKKLEGNPTKLWSVNEMEETDGEPDVIGYDKTTKEFLYCDCAAESPKARRSVCYDHEALASRKEHKPKDSAVNMANRMGTTLLNEEQYRTLQKLGIFDSKTSSWLLTPPEIRELGGAIFGDRRFNHIFIYHNGAESYYSGRGFRSLLRV; from the coding sequence ATGAGAAATACAGAACTATCCAAAGAAAGAACAGAAGAGCTTCTTGTCATTTTAGAGAAACGTTTTGTGAATAATAAGGAGCGTCATCCAGATTTAAAATGGGAAGATGTTCAAAAAAAACTGGAAGGAAACCCCACCAAACTATGGTCAGTGAACGAAATGGAAGAAACCGATGGCGAACCGGATGTCATTGGTTACGATAAAACTACCAAAGAATTTCTCTATTGTGACTGTGCTGCTGAAAGTCCGAAAGCTCGCCGAAGCGTTTGTTATGACCACGAAGCTTTAGCATCAAGAAAAGAGCATAAACCTAAAGACAGCGCGGTAAATATGGCTAACAGAATGGGTACTACCCTACTGAATGAAGAACAATATCGTACACTTCAGAAATTAGGAATCTTTGACAGCAAAACATCAAGTTGGCTTCTAACACCGCCAGAAATAAGGGAATTAGGAGGCGCAATTTTCGGCGATCGTCGCTTTAATCATATTTTTATTTATCACAATGGTGCAGAATCCTATTATAGCGGAAGAGGATTTCGCAGTTTGCTACGAGTGTAA
- the mnmA gene encoding tRNA 2-thiouridine(34) synthase MnmA produces MKIVVGLSGGVDSSVAAYLLQKQGHEVVALFMRNWNDASVTLEDECPWIEDSNDALMVAQKLGIPYQVIDMSELYKEKIVDYMFHEYKKGRTPNPDVLCNREVKFDVFMKTALSLGAEKVATGHYAQVNSTFDENGKEIFHLLAGADNNKDQSYFLCQLNQDQLSKSLFPIGALTKPEVREIAREMNLVTADKKDSQGLCFIGKVSLPTFLQQQLEPKEGEIVEIFKDFSGFHQETPQFSSKLEELQFLSKKLNYKKSDGKVIGKHQGAHYFTVGQSKGLGIGGHKESCFLISRDIEKNIVFVGEGRDFPGLFRSALKIENSEVHWVREDLRLQNGETMKIKARIRYRQTLEEATLYQFEEGLFIEFENPQSAIAEGQFAAWYDGEELLGSGVIA; encoded by the coding sequence ATGAAAATTGTAGTAGGACTTTCCGGTGGTGTAGATTCCAGTGTTGCAGCATATTTGTTGCAGAAACAAGGTCATGAAGTGGTGGCACTTTTTATGCGAAACTGGAATGATGCGTCGGTTACTTTGGAAGATGAATGCCCCTGGATCGAGGACAGTAATGACGCTTTGATGGTCGCTCAGAAGTTGGGAATTCCGTATCAGGTCATCGATATGAGTGAATTGTATAAGGAGAAAATCGTGGACTACATGTTCCACGAATATAAAAAAGGTAGAACGCCAAATCCTGATGTTTTGTGTAACCGTGAAGTAAAGTTCGACGTGTTCATGAAAACAGCTTTATCACTTGGTGCTGAGAAAGTTGCAACAGGACATTACGCACAGGTGAACTCTACTTTTGATGAAAATGGGAAAGAGATCTTTCATCTTCTGGCAGGAGCAGATAATAATAAAGATCAGTCGTATTTCCTATGTCAGTTGAATCAAGATCAGCTGTCGAAATCTTTGTTTCCGATTGGAGCATTAACAAAACCTGAAGTTCGGGAAATCGCTCGGGAAATGAATTTGGTGACCGCAGATAAAAAAGATTCCCAAGGTTTATGTTTCATCGGGAAAGTGAGTTTACCCACTTTTCTGCAACAACAACTGGAACCAAAAGAAGGCGAAATTGTAGAAATTTTTAAAGACTTCAGTGGTTTTCATCAAGAAACCCCTCAGTTTTCTTCAAAATTAGAAGAATTACAGTTTCTATCTAAAAAACTCAATTACAAAAAATCGGATGGAAAAGTAATCGGCAAACATCAAGGTGCACATTATTTTACCGTCGGTCAAAGTAAAGGATTAGGAATTGGCGGACATAAAGAATCTTGTTTTTTAATTTCTAGAGATATTGAAAAAAATATCGTTTTCGTGGGCGAAGGAAGAGATTTCCCAGGGCTTTTCCGCAGTGCTTTAAAAATAGAAAATTCAGAAGTTCATTGGGTTCGTGAAGATCTGCGTTTGCAAAACGGCGAAACGATGAAGATAAAAGCCAGAATCCGCTATCGCCAGACTTTAGAGGAAGCGACGCTTTACCAGTTTGAGGAAGGATTATTCATCGAATTTGAAAACCCACAATCTGCTATCGCAGAAGGACAGTTTGCTGCTTGGTATGATGGTGAAGAATTGTTGGGAAGTGGGGTAATCGCTTAA
- the tssD gene encoding type VI secretion system tube protein TssD, with amino-acid sequence MAANNSRAVLKFNNGEDSKVLKLNYSVARSTDVSGRVASDPSNAIIKVTIEATDKSDIIESLLNGKYKPTVGEVTFNKSHEEGTLIKLNWENGYVIQHEVEFDAMDSNSMLVSFVISAEKITYGGGEYEGIWPGK; translated from the coding sequence ATGGCAGCAAACAATTCAAGAGCAGTCTTAAAATTCAACAACGGAGAAGACTCCAAAGTACTAAAACTAAACTACAGTGTAGCAAGATCTACGGACGTTTCAGGTAGAGTAGCATCTGATCCAAGCAACGCAATTATTAAAGTAACGATCGAAGCGACAGACAAATCTGACATCATCGAATCATTATTGAACGGGAAGTACAAACCAACGGTTGGTGAAGTAACCTTCAATAAATCTCATGAAGAAGGAACTTTGATCAAACTAAACTGGGAGAACGGATACGTGATTCAGCATGAAGTGGAATTCGACGCAATGGACAGCAACAGTATGTTGGTTTCTTTCGTTATCAGTGCAGAAAAAATCACTTACGGTGGTGGCGAATATGAAGGTATTTGGCCAGGAAAATAA
- a CDS encoding DUF2931 family protein: protein MEEKFKWAGGISAPKEYQMQVYFGQIIADDFQYGYSDIVGTIQGGWGNVNEAMGSSDVLHEIPHTLEFTWFSVVENKYYAGHWDLDTVKITKLFKEGFTTTKFDYSLNKMAPIKGTYDLISVGMAPGGKLVLWLSGAGNQVEVGFFQAKEIEITKEEAYEDFQYTYKPNYRSIALNSQSNGGFVDDLVHKKIQEEGYPDPKIYEDFRERFNWRLKIILANGNIIENRRLEMCNGEKETIYHNENNIVAYNKRAIPYNFDFDWKDENGKKYHSEIAFTGNTEYIRQANKMYNGTFLPLDFNKTEIYKLFREKLDKNASIDIVVDVSSNKDAVVYVEQNGTKFPLKEMDKYAEPY, encoded by the coding sequence ATGGAAGAAAAATTTAAATGGGCAGGAGGTATTAGTGCCCCAAAAGAATACCAGATGCAGGTCTATTTTGGACAAATCATTGCAGATGATTTTCAATACGGGTATAGTGATATAGTAGGAACAATTCAGGGAGGATGGGGAAATGTAAACGAAGCTATGGGATCATCGGATGTTTTACATGAAATTCCTCATACATTAGAGTTTACATGGTTTTCTGTAGTGGAAAATAAATATTATGCTGGTCATTGGGATTTAGATACAGTAAAAATCACGAAATTATTTAAAGAGGGTTTTACTACTACTAAATTTGATTATTCACTAAATAAGATGGCACCAATAAAAGGAACTTACGATCTAATTAGTGTAGGAATGGCACCAGGGGGAAAGCTTGTCTTGTGGCTATCAGGGGCTGGAAATCAGGTAGAAGTCGGTTTTTTCCAGGCTAAAGAAATCGAAATAACTAAGGAAGAAGCGTATGAGGATTTTCAATACACCTACAAACCAAATTACAGATCAATTGCATTAAATTCTCAATCAAATGGAGGTTTTGTCGATGATTTAGTTCATAAAAAAATACAGGAGGAGGGTTACCCCGATCCAAAAATATATGAAGATTTTCGAGAGCGATTTAATTGGAGATTAAAAATAATTTTGGCTAATGGAAATATCATAGAAAACAGGCGATTGGAAATGTGTAATGGTGAAAAAGAAACCATCTACCATAATGAAAATAATATAGTTGCTTACAATAAGAGAGCAATTCCTTATAATTTTGACTTCGATTGGAAGGATGAAAATGGAAAGAAATACCATTCGGAGATTGCTTTTACTGGAAATACAGAGTATATACGACAAGCTAATAAAATGTATAACGGTACATTTCTTCCCTTAGATTTCAATAAAACAGAAATTTATAAATTATTCAGAGAAAAATTAGATAAAAACGCTTCGATTGATATCGTGGTAGATGTGAGTTCAAATAAAGATGCTGTAGTATATGTGGAACAAAATGGTACTAAATTCCCTTTAAAAGAGATGGATAAGTACGCTGAACCGTATTAA
- a CDS encoding T6SS phospholipase effector Tle1-like catalytic domain-containing protein, with amino-acid sequence MANIIFQGYDPPPAQKGFIDIRIGVFFDGTQNNRTNTNSRLGLESDKGNKAYKKMSDGKTDSYTNDLSNVARKELHYAKGAYIDSVYVEGIGTDDFGADSDDPSNHDGVAFGRGTQGIIAKVRKGCELIATKIKLLKGNNEINTVYLDVFGFSRGAAAARNFIYELSKNKYDSTKKSYTASTGQKANWKTDSHGYRTEEDKLPKNGHLGLQLQDKGVSYVSIQIRFVGLYDTVSSFDPTSFKNANFENDVAELHLNSLKLEINNLYKAKKIIHFCADDEHRKNFMLTPTAKQAGGKDFYLPGVHSDVGGCYTDKITENNLQIMDVDNYWGDGRSDGDWDDILNNDLNDLIAQGWFKRSQVVKPDSDHQTHATRKGIRNSYSFVTLHLMAEKLNTEYNATIKMNTLNAQFGIPKPANSQEIDLLKVKKRLENYITGKQPKMTYYTKPEIEQLRTKLDLKNVNNVARFNLKVNDHNMLNKLRSKYIHWNSKFGDGIGAYEPNYKIVGKSILRFRKIEPNS; translated from the coding sequence ATGGCAAATATAATTTTTCAGGGCTACGATCCACCACCAGCTCAAAAAGGATTTATTGATATCAGAATTGGTGTGTTTTTCGACGGTACTCAAAATAATAGAACAAATACTAATTCTAGGCTAGGTTTAGAAAGTGACAAAGGCAATAAAGCCTATAAAAAAATGTCTGATGGAAAAACAGATAGTTACACGAATGATCTTTCTAATGTAGCGCGAAAGGAACTTCATTATGCTAAGGGTGCATACATTGATAGTGTTTATGTAGAAGGAATTGGCACAGATGATTTTGGGGCAGACTCTGATGACCCTTCAAATCATGATGGAGTGGCTTTCGGAAGAGGTACCCAAGGTATTATTGCTAAGGTTAGAAAGGGATGCGAATTAATCGCTACGAAAATTAAATTATTAAAAGGAAATAATGAAATAAATACAGTTTATTTAGATGTTTTTGGATTCAGTAGAGGTGCTGCAGCGGCTAGAAATTTCATATATGAATTGAGTAAAAATAAATATGATTCTACAAAAAAGTCATATACTGCTTCTACTGGTCAAAAGGCAAATTGGAAAACGGATAGTCATGGTTATAGAACTGAAGAAGACAAATTACCTAAAAATGGACATTTAGGTTTGCAACTTCAGGATAAAGGAGTTAGTTATGTTTCGATTCAAATAAGATTTGTTGGTTTATATGACACCGTATCGTCATTTGATCCAACTTCTTTCAAAAACGCTAATTTCGAAAATGATGTGGCTGAACTACATTTGAACAGTCTGAAATTGGAAATTAACAATCTATATAAAGCTAAAAAAATAATTCATTTTTGTGCTGACGATGAACATCGCAAAAATTTCATGCTAACACCTACAGCTAAACAAGCGGGTGGCAAAGACTTTTATTTGCCAGGCGTACATTCAGATGTTGGCGGTTGCTACACCGATAAGATAACTGAAAATAATCTTCAAATTATGGATGTAGACAATTATTGGGGAGATGGAAGAAGTGATGGGGATTGGGATGATATCTTAAACAATGATTTAAATGATTTGATCGCTCAGGGTTGGTTCAAGAGGTCACAGGTTGTAAAACCTGATAGTGATCACCAAACCCACGCAACCCGAAAAGGAATTCGCAATAGTTATAGTTTTGTAACGCTTCATCTTATGGCCGAAAAACTTAATACAGAATATAATGCAACCATTAAAATGAATACTCTCAATGCCCAATTTGGCATTCCTAAACCAGCTAACTCACAGGAAATCGATTTACTAAAAGTAAAAAAACGTTTGGAAAATTATATCACTGGCAAACAGCCCAAAATGACTTATTATACCAAACCAGAGATTGAGCAACTGCGAACAAAACTTGATTTAAAAAATGTAAATAATGTAGCACGTTTTAATTTGAAAGTGAACGACCATAATATGCTAAATAAATTAAGAAGCAAATACATACACTGGAATTCAAAATTTGGAGACGGTATCGGTGCTTATGAGCCAAATTACAAAATAGTAGGAAAATCTATTTTGAGATTTAGAAAAATAGAACCTAACTCGTAA